In Massilistercora timonensis, the following are encoded in one genomic region:
- a CDS encoding fumarate hydratase: protein MREINVSTLTDVIERLCIEANNHLPQDVKCAIQGCRACEDGEIAQGVLDNIIENFEIADKENVPICQDTGMACVFLEIGQDVHLTGGDLAEAVDEGVRRGYTNGYLRKSVVKDPVRRGNTGDNTPAMLYTEIVPGEQIKVTVGPKGFGSENMSQIRMFKPSAGLQGIKDFILEAVETAGPNPCPPMVVGVGIGGTFDKCALLAKKALMRPLDSSNPDPFYADLEKEMLEKINELGIGPQGFGGRTTAIGLNIETLPTHIAGMPCAVNINCHVTRHKSEVI, encoded by the coding sequence ATGCGTGAAATCAATGTAAGCACCCTGACGGATGTGATCGAGCGGCTTTGTATCGAAGCCAACAATCATCTTCCCCAGGATGTAAAGTGCGCCATCCAGGGCTGCCGTGCTTGCGAGGACGGAGAGATCGCCCAGGGCGTGCTGGATAATATTATTGAAAATTTTGAGATCGCGGACAAGGAAAATGTGCCCATTTGCCAGGATACCGGGATGGCCTGTGTCTTCCTGGAGATCGGACAGGACGTCCACCTGACAGGAGGAGATCTTGCCGAGGCGGTGGATGAAGGCGTGCGCCGCGGTTACACCAACGGATATCTCCGGAAATCCGTGGTAAAAGATCCGGTGCGCCGGGGCAATACCGGGGATAATACACCGGCTATGCTCTATACGGAGATCGTGCCTGGCGAGCAGATCAAAGTCACGGTAGGACCCAAGGGATTTGGAAGCGAAAATATGAGCCAGATCCGGATGTTCAAGCCTTCCGCGGGACTGCAGGGGATCAAGGATTTCATCCTGGAGGCGGTGGAGACCGCAGGCCCCAACCCCTGTCCGCCTATGGTAGTAGGCGTGGGCATCGGCGGCACCTTTGACAAATGTGCCCTGCTGGCGAAAAAAGCGCTGATGCGCCCCTTAGATTCCTCCAATCCCGATCCCTTCTACGCAGATCTGGAGAAGGAAATGCTGGAGAAGATCAATGAACTTGGCATCGGGCCCCAGGGATTTGGCGGCAGGACCACGGCCATCGGCCTGAATATCGAGACCCTGCCCACCCACATCGCGGGTATGCCCTGCGCAGTGAATATCAACTGCCATGTGACACGCCACAAATCGGAGGTGATATAA
- a CDS encoding Fe-S-containing hydro-lyase has product MARKITLPLTEELAKTLHAGDQVLLTGTIYTSRDAGHKRMCEALARGEELPFDPTDATIYYVGPTPAKPGQVIGSAGPTTSGRMDAYAPTMMSVGARGMIGKGARLPEVVEAMKKYSGVYFGAIGGAGALLAKCIKKAELIAYEDLGAEALRKLYVEDMPLVVIIDSEGKNLYEEGREAYLAGRKGE; this is encoded by the coding sequence ATGGCAAGAAAGATTACCTTACCACTGACAGAAGAACTGGCAAAAACCCTTCACGCAGGAGACCAGGTGCTGCTCACCGGCACCATCTATACCTCCCGGGACGCAGGCCACAAGCGTATGTGTGAAGCCTTGGCAAGAGGCGAAGAACTGCCCTTTGATCCCACCGACGCCACCATCTACTATGTAGGGCCTACACCGGCCAAGCCGGGCCAGGTGATCGGAAGCGCCGGCCCCACCACCAGCGGACGGATGGACGCTTACGCGCCCACCATGATGTCCGTAGGCGCCCGGGGCATGATCGGCAAAGGCGCCCGCCTGCCGGAAGTAGTAGAAGCCATGAAAAAATACAGCGGCGTTTATTTTGGCGCCATCGGCGGCGCAGGGGCTTTGCTTGCCAAGTGCATTAAGAAAGCAGAACTGATCGCATACGAAGACCTGGGCGCAGAAGCCCTGCGGAAGCTGTACGTAGAAGACATGCCACTGGTAGTCATCATTGACAGCGAAGGGAAAAACCTGTACGAAGAAGGCCGGGAAGCATATCTTGCGGGGCGTAAAGGGGAATAG
- a CDS encoding prolyl-tRNA synthetase associated domain-containing protein — protein MYISEITTTVPENVKERVPLEQEVYKVFTKLGIPFERVDNDPAASMEECAEIGEVLQAPVRKDVFLCNQKKTTFFLLLMPDDKAFDTASFSKKLGVSHMSFASPEHMMEHIGCKPGSASVVGLLNDEDDYVQLIIDKEVAEAEWFVCNTGINTTHLKFKTQDLLKKFLPYTHHRPRIVDL, from the coding sequence ATGTATATCAGTGAGATCACTACCACGGTGCCGGAGAATGTGAAGGAACGGGTGCCGTTGGAGCAGGAGGTTTACAAGGTGTTCACCAAACTGGGGATTCCTTTTGAGCGGGTGGACAACGATCCGGCGGCCTCTATGGAGGAGTGTGCGGAGATCGGGGAGGTGCTTCAGGCGCCTGTGCGCAAGGACGTGTTCCTGTGCAACCAGAAGAAGACCACCTTCTTCCTGCTTCTGATGCCGGATGATAAGGCCTTTGACACTGCTTCTTTCAGCAAGAAGCTGGGGGTTTCTCACATGTCCTTTGCCTCTCCGGAGCACATGATGGAGCATATCGGCTGCAAGCCGGGGAGCGCCAGCGTGGTAGGGCTTCTCAACGATGAGGACGACTATGTGCAGCTGATCATTGACAAAGAGGTGGCGGAGGCAGAGTGGTTCGTCTGCAACACCGGGATCAACACCACCCATCTGAAGTTCAAGACCCAGGATCTTCTGAAGAAGTTCCTGCCCTATACCCATCACAGACCGCGGATCGTGGATCTGTAG
- a CDS encoding DUF4325 domain-containing protein, protein MSFTEAKRMAIQNYMLDKIRSQEKDFLKKTAENFGISETSVRRYINDCLRNGILMKEEETPTGWQLKTVSAQWNWDLGEGDFEEDAAFWECIHPFLQDLTGNVRDIWYYVFTEILNNAIEHSGGSKISCAIQKDELYTEISIVDNGIGVFRRIRDYAQEKLGMKMNAVQAVLELYKGKFTTDPSSHSGEGIFFASKMLSEFAIWSEDTYYSWRCDDRDRFVQSHLLAYYTRLEGIGTMAVMKLANNAAHTSRAVFDEFAPLEEGFVKTLIPLKEMCPMGDPVARSQARRILRRLDEFEEIIFDFQGIEFMGQGFADEVFRVFQDQHPKITLTVINANRSVEGMIRHVRRRGEELADAFGQESAGPS, encoded by the coding sequence ATGTCGTTTACAGAGGCAAAGCGCATGGCAATACAGAACTATATGCTGGACAAGATCCGAAGTCAGGAGAAGGATTTCCTGAAGAAGACGGCAGAGAATTTCGGGATTTCCGAGACTTCTGTCCGGCGCTATATAAATGATTGCCTGAGAAACGGGATCCTTATGAAAGAGGAAGAGACGCCAACGGGATGGCAACTGAAGACGGTTTCTGCGCAGTGGAACTGGGATCTGGGCGAAGGGGATTTTGAAGAAGACGCTGCTTTCTGGGAATGTATCCATCCATTTCTCCAGGATCTTACCGGGAATGTGAGGGATATCTGGTATTATGTCTTTACGGAGATCCTGAATAATGCGATCGAGCATTCGGGAGGCAGTAAGATTTCCTGTGCGATTCAGAAGGATGAATTGTATACAGAGATCTCTATTGTGGATAACGGGATCGGAGTCTTTCGCAGGATCCGGGATTACGCGCAAGAAAAACTGGGGATGAAGATGAATGCCGTTCAGGCGGTGCTGGAATTGTATAAAGGAAAATTCACAACGGATCCGTCGTCTCATTCAGGGGAAGGCATTTTCTTTGCATCTAAAATGCTCTCAGAATTTGCGATCTGGTCAGAGGATACCTACTATTCCTGGCGGTGTGATGACAGGGATCGGTTTGTGCAGTCGCATTTATTGGCTTACTATACCAGATTGGAGGGGATCGGAACCATGGCGGTTATGAAACTTGCAAATAACGCAGCGCATACGTCCAGAGCGGTATTTGATGAATTTGCCCCGCTGGAAGAAGGGTTTGTTAAAACCCTGATCCCGTTGAAAGAAATGTGCCCGATGGGAGATCCGGTGGCCAGGTCCCAGGCCAGGCGGATCCTGCGACGGCTGGATGAATTTGAGGAGATCATTTTCGATTTTCAGGGAATTGAGTTCATGGGACAGGGATTCGCAGACGAGGTATTCCGGGTATTCCAGGATCAACATCCAAAGATCACCTTGACGGTGATCAATGCCAACAGGTCGGTGGAAGGGATGATCCGGCATGTGAGACGGCGGGGGGAGGAACTGGCAGACGCTTTTGGACAGGAATCTGCCGGCCCCTCATAA
- a CDS encoding sporulation initiation factor Spo0A C-terminal domain-containing protein, which yields MSEQIRELLLTLGIHSTYRGFHFLHYALLLCLQDEEYLFSISRKLYPAVADHFGTSRINVERCIRTAVYNCYYHGNSRFLFQIAGYELPAKPTNSEFLDLLYHYLISERSRT from the coding sequence ATGTCAGAACAGATTCGTGAACTTCTTTTGACACTGGGGATCCATTCAACCTACCGTGGATTTCACTTCCTTCATTACGCCCTGCTGCTCTGCCTTCAGGATGAAGAGTATCTGTTTTCCATCAGCAGGAAACTCTACCCCGCTGTGGCGGACCACTTTGGCACTTCACGCATAAATGTGGAGCGCTGTATCCGCACCGCAGTCTACAACTGTTACTATCACGGGAATTCCAGATTTCTCTTTCAGATCGCCGGGTATGAGCTGCCGGCCAAGCCCACCAACAGTGAATTCCTGGACCTTCTCTACCATTACTTAATATCAGAAAGATCAAGAACCTGA
- the rfbB gene encoding dTDP-glucose 4,6-dehydratase: MQTILVTGGAGFIGANFINCIRGRYQDAQILNLDKLTYAGNLENLAPSSADPGYRFIRGDICDPETVTRIFQEYEVEGVFHFAAESHVDRSIRDSAAFVRTNVLGTHNLLEAARRAWSREDGNFCPGKRFLYVSTDEVYGSLGASDPAFREDSPYHPNNPYAASKAAGDLLVQSYIRTYGFPANITHCGNNYGPRQHSEKFLPTVIRGLLKGEEIPIYGDGENVRDWIYVEDHVNALEAVWTKGEPGETYNIGASCERRNLKMAETLIRIMKEEGLPVPEGGRLVHVEDRKAHDRRYALDTQKIRALGWRPETELEEGLKKTVEWYSRR, encoded by the coding sequence ATGCAGACTATACTTGTAACCGGAGGAGCAGGTTTCATTGGCGCTAATTTTATAAATTGTATTCGGGGCAGATATCAGGATGCCCAGATCTTGAACCTGGATAAACTGACCTATGCGGGAAACCTGGAGAATCTGGCCCCCTCATCAGCCGATCCTGGTTACCGGTTCATCCGGGGAGATATCTGTGATCCTGAGACGGTGACCCGAATATTCCAGGAGTATGAGGTGGAGGGGGTCTTTCATTTCGCGGCGGAAAGCCATGTAGACCGGAGTATCCGGGATTCCGCCGCTTTTGTGCGGACCAATGTGCTGGGCACCCATAATCTTCTGGAAGCGGCTCGCCGGGCCTGGAGCCGGGAGGACGGAAATTTTTGTCCTGGGAAACGGTTTCTGTATGTGTCCACAGATGAGGTATATGGGTCTCTTGGGGCTTCCGATCCTGCTTTCCGGGAGGATTCCCCCTATCATCCCAACAATCCTTATGCTGCCAGCAAGGCGGCCGGGGACCTGCTGGTGCAGTCTTATATCCGTACCTATGGATTTCCGGCCAATATTACACACTGCGGAAATAATTACGGCCCCAGGCAGCATTCGGAAAAATTTCTTCCCACGGTGATCCGGGGACTGCTGAAAGGAGAAGAGATTCCCATCTACGGGGACGGCGAGAATGTCCGGGACTGGATCTATGTAGAAGATCATGTGAACGCCCTGGAAGCAGTCTGGACAAAGGGAGAACCGGGGGAGACTTACAACATCGGAGCTTCCTGTGAGCGGCGGAATCTTAAGATGGCCGAAACCTTGATCCGGATTATGAAAGAGGAAGGGCTCCCGGTCCCGGAAGGAGGAAGGCTGGTTCATGTGGAAGACCGCAAGGCCCATGACCGGCGCTACGCCCTGGATACGCAAAAGATCCGGGCGCTGGGGTGGCGGCCGGAGACGGAACTGGAGGAAGGATTAAAGAAAACTGTGGAGTGGTACAGCAGGCGGTAG
- a CDS encoding glycoside hydrolase family 25 protein: MKRQIIRGLSIVITAAMLFSVMSPGMVKAEEAKDGTGVTQEEVISETEGTKPKTEPGDSDVETGTVTEPETEPGTEPETEPEAETEPKTESETEIESEPEAEVEDQEEIELDSDYIESHDLANSWRYSNGQLIQQRAKARTLARGIPATWPKVEGAAGYGIDVSVHQGAINWSKVKGDGVDFAIIRCGYGQDIVAQDDKQWEANVAGCEANGIPYGVYLYSYADTVEKAKSEAEHVLRLVEGCDLDYPIYFDMEDKVQEGLSKKLLGDIAEAFCTKIEKAGYKVGVYASTSWFTTKLTDSRFDQWDKWVAQWNDTGCTYDGEYGMWQCSDAGQIDGINGPVDLDIDFGKAGFYQDESDQNWYYYRHGKRQSDLTDIIKGTVNGEYAWWYVVNGKVTFTETVAKNKNGWWHVVDGKVDFNSNTVAKNSKGWWVIRDGEVDFDYNGFAQNQNGWWYCEDGKVQFGVSDVIKGTVNGTYAWWYVVDGEVLFTEMVAKNKNGWWHIQDGKVNFNSNTVAKNSKGWWVIRDGEVDFDYNGFAKNQNGWWYCKGGKVQFGTSSVIKGTVNGRSGWWYVVDGEVLFTETVAKNSNGWWVIQNGKVNFSYNGFAKNSNGWWYCKGGEVQFGRNDVIKGTVNGTKAWWHVVDGEVTFDNTVAKNKNGWWHIQDGKVNFDSNTVAKNKNGWWVIRGGEVQFSYNGFAENSNGWWYCKGGKVQFGTNDVIKGTVNGTKAWWHVVDGEVVFDNTVAKNKNGWWHIQDGKVNFSSNTVAKNSKGWWVIRDGEVNFNYNGFAQNQNGWWYCKGGKVQFKVNDVIKGTVNGTKAWWHVVGGEVVFDNTVAKNKNGWWVIQDGKVNFGYNGFAKNRNGWWYCKGGEVQFGTNGVFSGTVDGVDGQWRVVDGKVTGQA, encoded by the coding sequence ATGAAGAGACAGATAATAAGGGGTTTATCTATTGTAATAACAGCGGCAATGCTCTTTTCCGTCATGTCTCCGGGCATGGTAAAGGCTGAGGAGGCAAAGGACGGAACCGGAGTGACACAGGAAGAAGTGATCTCTGAGACGGAAGGCACTAAGCCCAAGACAGAGCCGGGTGATTCCGATGTGGAAACCGGAACTGTAACGGAGCCTGAGACGGAGCCGGGGACTGAGCCTGAGACAGAGCCTGAGGCGGAAACAGAGCCTAAGACAGAGAGCGAGACGGAAATTGAGTCAGAGCCGGAAGCGGAAGTGGAAGACCAGGAGGAGATAGAACTGGATTCTGATTATATTGAGAGCCATGATCTGGCAAACAGTTGGCGGTATTCCAATGGTCAGCTCATTCAGCAGCGGGCCAAGGCCAGAACACTGGCGCGCGGGATCCCGGCTACCTGGCCGAAAGTTGAAGGCGCGGCTGGATATGGTATTGATGTAAGTGTGCACCAGGGCGCTATTAACTGGAGTAAGGTGAAGGGCGACGGGGTTGATTTTGCCATTATAAGGTGCGGGTATGGTCAGGATATCGTGGCGCAGGATGATAAGCAGTGGGAGGCCAATGTAGCGGGCTGTGAGGCGAATGGGATTCCTTATGGTGTTTATCTCTACTCCTATGCGGACACAGTTGAAAAGGCAAAAAGTGAGGCGGAGCATGTTCTGCGTCTGGTAGAAGGCTGTGACCTTGATTATCCGATTTACTTTGACATGGAAGATAAGGTGCAGGAGGGCCTCAGTAAAAAGCTGCTGGGAGATATCGCAGAGGCATTCTGCACAAAAATCGAGAAAGCAGGCTATAAGGTTGGCGTCTACGCAAGTACAAGCTGGTTTACGACCAAACTGACGGACAGCCGGTTTGATCAGTGGGATAAATGGGTTGCCCAGTGGAATGATACGGGCTGTACCTATGATGGCGAATATGGTATGTGGCAGTGTTCTGATGCGGGGCAGATTGACGGGATTAATGGCCCGGTTGACCTGGATATTGATTTTGGAAAAGCTGGATTTTATCAGGACGAGTCGGATCAGAACTGGTATTATTATAGGCATGGGAAGCGCCAGAGTGACCTTACAGATATTATCAAAGGAACAGTCAATGGCGAATATGCCTGGTGGTATGTCGTAAACGGAAAAGTTACCTTTACTGAGACAGTGGCCAAGAATAAGAATGGCTGGTGGCATGTGGTAGACGGCAAGGTGGACTTTAATTCCAATACCGTGGCCAAGAACAGTAAGGGCTGGTGGGTGATCCGAGACGGCGAGGTGGACTTTGATTACAATGGCTTTGCCCAAAACCAGAACGGCTGGTGGTACTGCGAGGACGGCAAGGTTCAGTTTGGCGTCAGCGACGTGATCAAAGGAACTGTAAATGGAACATACGCCTGGTGGTATGTAGTGGACGGTGAAGTGCTCTTTACCGAGATGGTGGCTAAGAATAAGAACGGCTGGTGGCATATCCAGGATGGAAAGGTGAATTTTAATTCCAACACGGTGGCCAAGAACAGCAAGGGCTGGTGGGTGATCCGTGACGGTGAGGTGGACTTTGATTATAACGGTTTTGCCAAGAACCAGAACGGTTGGTGGTACTGTAAGGGAGGTAAAGTCCAGTTTGGCACCAGCAGTGTGATCAAAGGAACGGTCAATGGCCGGAGCGGCTGGTGGTATGTGGTTGACGGAGAAGTGCTTTTTACTGAGACGGTAGCCAAGAATAGCAACGGCTGGTGGGTGATCCAGAATGGTAAAGTAAACTTCAGCTACAATGGTTTTGCCAAGAACAGCAACGGCTGGTGGTACTGCAAGGGCGGCGAGGTTCAGTTCGGCCGCAATGATGTGATCAAGGGAACGGTGAACGGGACAAAAGCCTGGTGGCATGTAGTTGACGGGGAAGTGACCTTTGACAATACGGTAGCCAAGAACAAGAACGGCTGGTGGCATATCCAGGATGGAAAGGTGAACTTTGATTCTAATACGGTAGCCAAGAATAAGAACGGCTGGTGGGTGATCCGGGGCGGCGAGGTTCAGTTTAGTTATAATGGTTTTGCGGAAAATAGCAACGGCTGGTGGTATTGTAAGGGCGGTAAAGTCCAGTTTGGCACTAACGATGTGATCAAGGGAACGGTGAATGGGACAAAAGCCTGGTGGCATGTAGTTGACGGGGAAGTTGTCTTCGACAATACGGTAGCCAAGAATAAGAATGGCTGGTGGCACATCCAGGATGGTAAAGTAAACTTCAGTTCTAACACCGTGGCCAAGAACAGCAAGGGCTGGTGGGTGATCCGTGACGGCGAGGTAAACTTTAATTATAATGGATTTGCCCAGAATCAGAACGGCTGGTGGTACTGCAAGGGCGGCAAAGTCCAGTTTAAAGTCAATGATGTGATCAAAGGGACAGTAAATGGAACAAAAGCCTGGTGGCATGTGGTTGGCGGCGAGGTTGTCTTTGACAATACGGTAGCCAAGAATAAAAACGGTTGGTGGGTGATCCAGGACGGTAAGGTGAACTTTGGTTACAACGGCTTTGCCAAGAACAGAAACGGCTGGTGGTATTGCAAAGGCGGCGAGGTTCAGTTTGGCACAAATGGTGTGTTTAGCGGAACGGTTGACGGAGTTGACGGTCAGTGGCGCGTAGTCGACGGCAAAGTGACCGGGCAGGCATAG
- a CDS encoding CDP-glycerol glycerophosphotransferase family protein, with protein MKFLIKIGQTVLQLIYQVLKVFPVQNKITMISRQSNDPSIDFLLLRDEIRREAPSVKVVFLCKTLDGGVNSTLLRKVGYGFHMFRQMYHLATSKVIILDTYCIVVSLLKHRKNLQVIQMWHSMGTMKLFGYTAVDSGEGSSRRLAENMHMHENYTYFIAASPNYQEHLARGFRCDTGKAFISPLPRYDLLRSETYKKRKRDEIYRRYPELRDKKLILYCPTFRKDESQMQTAVEGLIRCLPEGYNLVAKLHPLSSVDLQGEHVYTADDFSTFDMLFAADYVISDFSCVIYEAGLLGLPLFFYTFDMESYGHNRGLAIDYAAEMPGIISGDPGEIMAAIRQEKFCIEDVVKFTNRYVEETDGATKKIAGFALSVGRIERER; from the coding sequence GTGAAGTTTTTGATCAAAATCGGGCAGACTGTTCTGCAGCTGATCTATCAGGTGTTGAAAGTTTTCCCTGTACAGAATAAAATCACCATGATCTCCAGACAAAGCAATGATCCGTCCATTGATTTCCTTTTGCTCAGAGACGAGATCAGGCGGGAAGCGCCTTCTGTGAAGGTGGTGTTTCTCTGTAAGACGCTGGACGGCGGCGTAAATTCCACTTTGTTAAGGAAGGTGGGATACGGATTTCATATGTTCCGTCAGATGTACCATCTGGCCACATCCAAAGTCATCATCCTGGACACCTACTGTATTGTAGTAAGTCTGTTAAAGCACAGAAAAAACCTTCAGGTAATACAGATGTGGCACTCCATGGGGACCATGAAGTTATTTGGTTATACCGCTGTAGACAGTGGGGAGGGAAGCAGCCGGAGACTGGCGGAAAATATGCATATGCATGAGAATTATACCTATTTCATCGCGGCCTCTCCGAACTATCAGGAGCATCTGGCAAGAGGATTTCGCTGCGATACGGGCAAGGCATTTATCTCTCCGCTGCCCAGATATGATCTGCTGCGGAGCGAAACATACAAAAAAAGAAAACGGGATGAGATCTATCGGAGATATCCGGAACTGCGGGACAAAAAGCTGATCTTGTATTGTCCCACATTCCGCAAAGATGAGTCACAGATGCAGACAGCGGTAGAAGGCTTGATCCGCTGTCTCCCGGAAGGTTATAATCTTGTGGCGAAGCTGCATCCACTGTCATCGGTGGATCTTCAGGGGGAGCATGTTTATACGGCAGATGATTTCTCTACATTTGACATGCTGTTTGCGGCAGACTATGTGATCAGCGATTTCTCCTGTGTGATCTATGAAGCGGGGCTTCTGGGCCTGCCCTTGTTTTTCTATACTTTTGACATGGAAAGCTATGGGCATAACAGGGGGCTTGCCATTGATTATGCGGCGGAAATGCCAGGGATCATCTCGGGGGATCCCGGTGAGATCATGGCGGCGATCCGGCAGGAGAAATTCTGTATTGAGGATGTCGTGAAATTTACCAACCGATATGTGGAAGAGACAGACGGCGCGACGAAGAAGATCGCGGGGTTTGCGCTTTCTGTGGGGAGGATAGAGCGTGAGAGATAG
- a CDS encoding CDP-glycerol glycerophosphotransferase family protein, protein MRDRIVITDIYWHNIYLNLTIQGADLDQYEYYITDLKGSIYPLEVAEGKCVINMVNFPETKLLKNGKWFFLAKRDGCYHLIHISSACGYKLEDLDKIYRYGKEKYAYILSFSVRDSHDVPVQEELPIADLEEEAAGGYQESMICCIHTSYMMLNRRNDRRNILIESKNIRQFCKKAIFIVLKRMIDLAYHILAVFRRKDGKHILLMSETRTPIGGNLLALDQRLKERGLDQTYKISYSFSRTLQQSKWKTFLTWSRLLWLVAKQDVIFVDDYVPIFKTIHLTGDTRLVQLWHAGVGFKSVGYSRFGRAGSPHPTDSCHRKYDYAVVGGRGLVDVYEEVFGIPKEHILPYGLARLDGYLDEEKIRNYRDSFYQKYPELQGKKLILFAPTYRGKTQDEAFYPEDWIPQEDVAELCGNEYVFAYKMHPFIKEKVAIEEKYRSCIYDFSEEGDINDLFYVTEILITDFSSNIYEFSLQRKPIIFYAPDKDYYQLTRGVHRTLDGAPGTVCVTFEEVASAIKQKKFEVGKLDKFISESFDTQNEYASDLLIDRLILGHKEG, encoded by the coding sequence GTGAGAGATAGAATTGTGATCACAGATATATACTGGCATAACATATATCTGAATCTTACGATACAGGGAGCCGACCTGGATCAATATGAGTACTATATCACGGATCTGAAGGGCAGCATCTATCCGCTGGAAGTGGCGGAGGGGAAATGTGTGATCAATATGGTGAATTTCCCGGAGACAAAACTTCTGAAGAACGGGAAGTGGTTTTTCCTGGCGAAAAGGGACGGTTGTTATCATCTGATCCATATTTCCTCTGCCTGTGGGTATAAACTGGAGGATCTGGATAAGATCTATCGGTACGGGAAGGAAAAATACGCGTACATTCTGAGTTTTTCCGTGAGGGACAGCCATGATGTGCCTGTGCAGGAAGAACTTCCTATCGCGGATCTGGAGGAAGAGGCGGCCGGTGGATATCAGGAGAGTATGATCTGCTGTATCCATACGTCTTATATGATGCTGAACCGGAGAAATGACAGGCGCAATATCCTGATTGAGTCAAAAAATATCCGGCAGTTCTGCAAAAAGGCAATATTTATCGTCCTGAAGCGGATGATCGATCTTGCTTATCATATACTGGCGGTATTCCGCAGGAAGGACGGGAAGCACATTCTTCTGATGTCCGAGACCAGAACGCCCATTGGCGGCAATCTTCTGGCGCTGGATCAAAGGCTGAAGGAACGTGGGCTGGACCAGACATATAAGATCAGTTATTCCTTTTCCAGAACACTGCAGCAGAGCAAATGGAAGACCTTCCTGACCTGGAGCAGGCTCTTGTGGCTTGTAGCCAAACAAGATGTGATCTTCGTGGATGATTATGTGCCCATCTTCAAGACGATCCACCTGACAGGGGATACCAGGCTGGTACAGTTATGGCATGCCGGAGTAGGATTCAAGTCTGTTGGGTATTCCCGGTTTGGCCGGGCAGGATCCCCGCATCCCACCGATTCCTGCCACCGGAAGTATGACTATGCCGTGGTTGGCGGACGAGGGCTTGTAGATGTTTATGAAGAAGTGTTTGGGATTCCAAAGGAGCACATCCTTCCTTATGGCCTTGCCAGGCTGGACGGATATCTGGATGAGGAGAAGATCCGCAACTACCGGGACAGCTTCTATCAGAAGTATCCGGAGCTGCAGGGGAAGAAGCTGATCCTGTTCGCCCCCACTTACCGGGGGAAGACTCAGGATGAAGCCTTCTATCCCGAGGATTGGATCCCCCAGGAGGATGTGGCAGAACTTTGTGGAAATGAATATGTTTTCGCTTATAAGATGCATCCCTTTATCAAAGAAAAAGTGGCTATTGAGGAGAAGTACAGGTCCTGTATCTATGATTTCTCAGAAGAAGGGGATATTAACGACCTGTTTTATGTGACAGAGATCCTGATCACGGATTTCTCTTCAAATATCTATGAATTTTCCCTGCAGAGGAAGCCCATCATCTTCTATGCGCCGGATAAGGATTATTATCAGCTGACCCGAGGTGTACACCGGACACTTGACGGGGCTCCCGGGACAGTGTGCGTGACCTTTGAGGAAGTGGCGTCTGCAATAAAGCAAAAGAAATTTGAAGTAGGAAAACTGGATAAGTTTATCAGTGAATCTTTTGATACACAGAATGAATATGCCAGCGATCTGCTGATCGATCGCCTTATCCTTGGACATAAGGAGGGTTAG